acTACTGCTTGGCGATGTAGTCATCAGTGAAACAGTCATCGAGTATGATCTTGGCACTCAGTCAAAGAACACTATAGAGAAGATGCATGGGCATGCAAACAAAAACATGCGAAGTTTTACTACAAATATTAAACCCGAAAGGGGATATGAGCTTTTGGAGGGCAAGGTTGCGTTTTTTCTACAGCAGATTCAGGACCATGCGTCAGAGCTAAAGTATCGGCAGAGGCACAAGGCCACAACTTACATGTACCCCGGCTCTGCCCACGATATTCTCTTCGAGCTAACCTATCGCTACAGGCATTACAACTCGTCACAATGCGTGTGTGCCGGCTACAACCCGGATGAGGATTCCTATGCGGTATGTGACCAGTCAGTGGATTTGAACTGCGAGCAGACTGGCTGCGAACTCAAATCTATGAAAACCCGAACTCGCCTACGCCAGAAGAATAAGCTAGAGAATGACGAGAATTCCATGTCTGCGAATCCCACACATCTTTCTTGGACGCTTTGGATCCGGTGACACGGCGTTTAGACCCGACCCTCATCGCGACTCCCTAGCTCAGAAGCACAATATCATCGCCTTTGAGATGAAGGGTTCTAGAGTCTGAGACGAATTGCCCTGCATCATCGTTAAATGCGTGAGCGATTATGGAGACGGCCACAAGACGAAATGCTGGGCAGAATAGCAAAatttgcagctgcagctgatgcGTCGGCTGCAAGAGCTTTAGTTGAGCGTTACCCCCAAACCAATAAATCACCCACCGCAGTTCTCAAGCTTCAGGAGAATAAAGCCTGTTTGAATGCCTTGTTTATTACAAACCCTGAGGATGATAAGATTCGTATTGGGGAGACAAAGGGGGGACTGCTTCGGGATGCGTATATCTGGATCACGAAAAGTGACGAGTTCGTACAGTGGCTTGAAGTCCCTGGTATTCGCTTACTTTGGGTCAAGGGCGATCCCGGCAAAGGAAAGACTATGCTGCTATGTGGCATTATAAATGAGTTGAAACCGAGAAAAATTGGACGCGAAATCTATTATTTTCTCTGTCAAGCAACAGATATTCGCCTCAACAATGCTGCGGCGATACTACGAGGATTGCTGCATATGATAGTCTCACAGCAACCCTATCTCATCGTTTACCTGAGACACGAATTTGACAAATCTGGAAAATCTGCTTTTGAAGGGACCAATTCTTGGGTCGTTCTTTCTCGGATATTTGAGCAGATGCTCAGAGATGACTGTCTAAAGGAGCCAATCTTCATTATCGATGCACTGGATGAGTGTGTCTCATATTTGGTACAATTTGTTAAAGTTATAACGCAAagctcagcttcatcttctcgatTGAAATGGCTTGTGTCGAGTCGCAATTATGCGGACATTCAAGAGACACTGGCAACTTCTCCCGCGATGGTGGATCCCTCGTTTTTATCCAGTTTCAACATGACGGACTGGCTACAGGAGCATATCTACGTGAGGTGCTCGTAATTGTATATTCCGACATAAATGCACCATATAATCAGCTCctggacaagatggaaaatattGATATAGGCAAAGAATCGCTCTGAGTTGTCGGTCGGAGGGTCATGGATGTCACGTGACCCACTGCGGCACGCCTTATGGTTCCCTCCTCTGCTTGTCACTAATAGCGTagttcttctcttcatcatcacagtTTTCAGTCACAGTCACTTCTCTGCTCCCTGAGCGTCAGTGCCTTTGGTTGTTGTGTTTGTTTCATTCGCTTTGCTCTAGTTCGTGATCCTCTATTCATCGTGATCCCTCACAATGAATGACTTGGCGATACAATAATAGCGAAGCTGGTAGGGAAAACTTTTAAGACAGAACGTATAACAAGTTCAATGTTTTCAAGTTTTATGTTAGTGAGTAGGTCAAGAACTTTTCCTAAGCAATACATTACATATGCCAAAACAAATATTAATGATTAATAAATTCgaaagtattttttattaatattaaaaactagCTATTTCGGttagttaaataatttaaaaattactgCTCTGACACGGCTGTTGGAAAACCTCTTTCCGCGGTAACAGAGAAATACTGTCAGTCTGTCTATTTGTAATATTCGAAATATCTTCAACGCCATTACTCGAGGCATTCTCATCGTGATCGACACACGCCTTCATTGCCATTTTGTCGCTTTCTGCCTACTTACAAGTAGCATTTGTGCCCTTCCGTTGCGCCGAGCTCAATAGCCTCGGTTTCGATGAAGTGCGGAACAACCCGATGTCATACTAACCTAAACGCTGCAGTTTGGCATTTCTCCAACCACAGAGATGGgcatatattattaaggtcTAATTGGAGGCGTAGTTTACTAAAACCTTCGATTTGGAATCAATTTTACAACACATTCGCCTTGCGGAACTGCGTTTAGAACTCAATAAAGCAAATggaaatatataaaagcgGTGATCGCTGTCATGTTAAATTACTTCATCACAGATTTCATCACCCAGAAACAATTACCTATACATCAAATAGCAGTCTACCATCAGCAATTTTATAAAGCCAATCTCCGAACTTCACAATGCCAACATACGTCGTAACGGCTTCGAAAAATGCCCTGTCGCCAGAGGCAAAACAGGCGCTGGCTCGAGTTATCACCGCTACCCACTGCGAAGATTCCAACATTCCCTTTTATCTATGCCAGGTCGTGTTCCAAGATGTTGAACCCACCCAGCAATTTCTGAACGCGGAACCAGTAACCGTCGACCAAATTTGGATCCGTGGCGATGTGAGGGCCGGCCGCTCAGAGGAGCAAAAGACGCGAATTATTGAACGCATAGTCAAGGAGGGTAGCCAAGTGACTGGAGTTTCGGAGTCAAAGTTTTGGGTTTACCTTTGCGATATCCCCAGAATGGCGGAATATGGACAAATCTTGGGTCccccaggccaagaagccgaGTTTATTGCCAATTTACCAGCGAACGTGCGTGCGATGTTTAACATTTCCTGAATGGCCAATGTACTCTAAATAAGAAGTATTTAGTTTCTACACGAGTCTATACCTATCTTATCACACACTATTCAATATCATCATTCATTTACATCTCATAAGAAACCGAATAAACCCCCATCCAATCTAGCAGTTTAGCGCCGCCATCACCAATCCAAATTAACAGTTCATTTCTCCGTTATTAGCTACCTTGCATCTGGTTAGAGTTCAAGGCGGCATTGAATCCCGAGCAAAATAATCCCCATCACTAGATCAGATACAGGGTCTATTCTTTAAATTTCGCCAATTGATTCATCCCTCTTTAGTGACTTGGGACAAAAAGCATTGTTAGCGTCTATAGTAAGTCGGTGTTTAGCGGGTGGTATCCTCGGCCGAGCAGGATACAACATTGAACTCCACTTATCCAACAGAGCCTCTCATTGCGAATTCAGCTCGAGGCAACTTCGGATTTATCATCAGGGGAGTTTAATCTTTTATTTGAATGGTGCTCAAGATTGTTTCTATTGGCGCATCTCAGAATCACTGAACTTTGCGTCTAAGAGTTAAATCCGAGCATCCTCCGAAGCCAGGCTGTGCACAGCTTCTAAGCAGACTCGACAACTAAATCTCGGATCCTACAACGACCGCATCCAAACGAACGCGCAACCAGCATCAAATAATCCATTGCAAATATTCGATTCGTCATTGTTTAGAGATTAAATCGTTTTCATTTCTTAGCGTCTCTACACGCCGCATGCAATCGCTGGCATTGACGGCGACTCTCAAATGCCCAATATCAGACAGATCAAGACGTGCAGTCGATGCCGCCTCCTAAAGCTCCGCTGCGACAGAATCAAACTCGCATGCGAAAGATGCGTTCTGGCCGAAGTCAGTTGTTCATTTCTCCATGAGCAATCGCCACAACCAGTTGCGAAAGCAGACCATCTCACAATTAGGAATCCTACGCGCTCAAGCTCGGAGCAATCATCTCCAAGCGATGAATCTGCACCCTCGTCTGATATCGTCACCGCTCAGCAAATCCTCAAAAcagtgaagagaaggaatcGCGCACATCTCTCCTGCACGCGATGCCATCGACTTAAAGTCCGCTGCGACAAAAAGCTGCCATGCTCGCGATGTCGAAGCTCTGGCTGGGGGCAACAATGCACGTATACGCATAGAGTTGAGAGTGATCCTTCAGCTAGCGATGCAGGTCAAGATGCTCTATGCGCAGCGGCACATGAGGATCCCAAACACATTTACACATCGTGGCATACGAGACGTCGGGGCGCGACTCATTGGAAAACGCTTGTGTCACGGGTAAGAAGTTTCGATTCCATGAGATTTAAAGCATCATATGATTGAAGGGCGGAATTCGCTAACAATGGTTGGCCCTACAACTGCTATAGATCGAGGCTTCCGCCCGCAATATTGGACATGAATTTGTGCACGGCCATCACTTGACAGTGCTTCATGCTGACTGTCATCTCGACATTGCTCTTCCTTGCAACTTCCCCTTCAACAGTCCGGGCGCGACCAAATATTCCTCTCTCGATAAAGTCTACAGCCTCATTCAcagccatggagaagacTGCAAGTCGTTTGTCGATGGCTACCTTGCCTTGTACCAGCCCGTGCATCCCATCATCGACCCTGCTCTCTTCGCTGACGAGATCAGTTGTTTCTGGGAGGACCCGACGCAGGTTGATGTCTCCTGGCTATCATCATATCTCATGGTTTTGGCGCTTGGAAGCTTCACAGTGACTCGAGATGCAAGGTTAATTGTCGAGTTTTGCCTGGCGGCCGAAGCCTGTCTGGCCAAAACGGCATTCTTGGTCCGGCCAAGCATGTCGGTGATGCGGACCCTGTGTCTCATTGTTGTCGTCAAACAGCTGGCCAACGGCACATGTTGGTCTTATGACGCAAGCTGGACACTGTTGGGTATGATTGTTCGCCTCGCTGTTTGTATAGGTCTTCACAAGCCGCCGACTTCAACTCCTGCCGAGACAAACGCAGTGACTTACTCTGAATGGCAATCTGGCCGTATCTTGTGGATTACGATAGTCTATCTTTGCATacaaacagcagcagttACCGGTATGCCAACTCTCCTCTCCTCGGACGATATATTGGAGGGAGCAGATATACAGGGTGCTTCGTTGTCTCATGTCGAGGGAGTTGGCCCATGGATATCGGTAAGCGATGCGTTTCCAACAATATGCAAAATCATTGCGAGGGTCAATTCCGGTACAAAAGTACCATACGAGGAAATACTGGGTTACAATGCAACCATCAGACGGCTGATGGCTGCCGCTATGGATCACCCCGAGTGCAGCGACCCTTTGCGTGCCATCCTGGACATCTTCTTTCGCCGTGTCCTGATGGTACTCCACCGCTGCCATGCTCTGCTTCCCAATGCTCCGGTATTATATCCCATCTGTTACTGGGCTTCTCTCGAGTGCAGTCTAGCCATACTGGTTCATCATCGAGATCTCTGCGAGCACCGTGGTGATTCCGTCCATCAGGATATATTAGGCCGTCTATACAAACTTGACTACTTCGCCGCGGCACTGACAGCCAGTCTTTATTTATTACAGAGAGACGCGCCACTTGCCAATGGATTCGCCATACCGCCTCGACAGACGATCCGCGAGACGTTGGAGACGTGCACTGAGATATGGGGCAGAGACAAGGACAGATCCATTTGCCTTCGTTCTGGCTACCGGACGTTGACACACATTCTCGCCATGCTGTCAGAAATGGATGGCATGCCAGATCATGGACTGCCGCACTCATCGGTGGCGTGTATGTAAATCACAGTATACTAATCACTATTATTATCTGCTATTCTTCAGAGACACCAAATTCGGCAAATATCGCCTCATTGTGCTGTCCTACAGCTGGAACCTCTGCAACATTGACCTGTGAGATATCGTCTATACCAGGGGGCAGTAGCCCAGGCACAACGCCACTGGGCGTTTCTACTTCGATCCAACGATTCCGCGCTTGAAGCTGGGGATGCTTCCATACGCCTTGCATATCATTCATGTTGGCATTTGCAATACCCGCCTTGTCCAACTTTGCGATAGCCTCGTCTGCAGAAAGCTTAGAGAAACGATCCGTAATAATCTTCTTCAATTCTGCTCGGTTCCGGCTTCTGAGTGAGTTGTTTGCAAACCGCTCATTTGTTTCCAAACTCGCATCTTCCAGTACATCTCGGCATAGGATGGCCCATTCGCGTTCGTTTTGCACGCCCATCATAACGGAAGCTCCATCGGCGCCTGTTTCGAATGGCCCATACGGATAAATGGTCGCATGAGATGCTCCTGCTCGGCTGGGGCCCGGTTGTCCGTCGAACGCATAATACATGGGAAAGCTCATCCATTCAGCCATACTCTCTAGCATTGAAATGTCAATTCGACGGCCTCTTCCAGTCTTCCCACGCTCCAGCAATGCTGCCAGGATATTGGAGTAGGCATACATCCCAGCCGCTATATCAGCTATGGATATGCCCGTTTTGCTTGGCTCTGCCTCAGTGCCTGTTACGGCGAGCATACCTGCTTCGCTCTGCACCAACAAATCGTAGGCTTTCTTATCACGATATGGCCCATGTGATCCATAACCAGAGATGTCGCACACGATAATGCCTGGGTTCGTCTTCTGAAGCTCCTCGTGCGAGAGGCCCAATCTCTCTGCTGCGCCTGGTGCCAAATTTTGTACCATGACATCCGCCTTGAAGAGGattttcttcaaagcctGCAAGTCGCACGGGTTTTTCAGGTCGAGTGCAAGGCTTTCCTTGGAACGATTAGTCCATACAAAGTGCGATGCCATTCCATTGACACGCGTATCGTAACCCCTTGCGAAATCGCCAACTTCAGGACGTTCGACCTTTATGACTCGAGCTCCCAAGTCAGCCAGCTGGCGAGTACAAAAGGGCGCTGCGATGGCTTGCTCTAAAGAGACTACCGTAACACCGTCCAAAGGTAGGCTTTTACTTCGTGTGGTAGCTAAACTTCGCCATTGAGAAGATTGAGAGCTCGATTTCAAATGAGAATTATCAGGCTTTAATGCAAGTATTCGATGGGGATATGTGTAGGATGATCTCAAGTGTTTTTGGGCGACTTTGCGGCTGGCAAACCTTGAGTACAAAAGCGACATTTTAACGAGATGCAGCGTGCGGCTGGAAGAAGCAGTGCTGAGGTTGGTATTGGGTCAATATAGGACCAATAATATCTTAATTAGcaagtttaatatttaacATAACATTTAGCATTTAAGATATCCGCGCTGGTCGTATGTACTGGCTGATGTTAAGTAGGCTATTACAGAACATGGACGGCGCCTTTTTCTAAATTGCCGAGGGATGTGAAGTGGGGTTTCTGCGAACATGTAGCCTGTCTACAGTAAGTTCTGTAGTGTAGGACTCCAAATCTTCGTAAATGCGaatacctttttttccagcTAAATACATGGCCTTTGTGATTGCAATGAATGGAATGGCTATATCTAAACAATTTGCAatggaaagagaggaagaaaattTGGAAGACAGTTACGGATACTAAACTGGTGGATGTATTGTGGCGATAACAGTACGCCATGTCAAATTTCCCCGGTTTCAATTCTACCACATGCAATGAGGCATCCGGAAATGAAATGAATGTGTACGCGTTGAAACTTTAATAGTGCGAGTTCCTTGGCTGCGTTTCGAAATATAGATTCTGCAATCTGCGAAAAGTGCAGATAGTTCTTCCTGCGTATGCCAATCGGCTTTACCCAATTAGCAAAGGGGTGTGGACGATTGGCTTCGTATTACTCTTCATCCTTGCCTTCAGCTGGTTCAATTGGATTTTTGTCAACTAGTCATTTTCTATAAtcttacttttataagaTAGACTTTCTTCAAGAAGGATGCCTCAAATCACTACAGGTATGAATCCGGCTGCCGCAACTTTGTAAAGGCAATCTATAGTTTCAGCCATGCATCGGATCGGATAATTTCACCCAAGCTGCTATATAAGTTGAGAAGAGGTGAAATAAGAAGTAAAGGGCTTTGTCCCAGGGATCAAATCCCTCCGCTCTGTTGTTTCTAGCCATAAGTGGTTTAAATGACATACTTAGAGAGCGGTTTAC
This portion of the Trichoderma atroviride chromosome 6, complete sequence genome encodes:
- a CDS encoding uncharacterized protein (EggNog:ENOG41), encoding MPNIRQIKTCSRCRLLKLRCDRIKLACERCVLAEVSCSFLHEQSPQPVAKADHLTIRNPTRSSSEQSSPSDESAPSSDIVTAQQILKTVKRRNRAHLSCTRCHRLKVRCDKKLPCSRCRSSGWGQQCTYTHRVESDPSASDAGQDALCAAAHEDPKHIYTSWHTRRRGATHWKTLVSRIEASARNIGHEFVHGHHLTVLHADCHLDIALPCNFPFNSPGATKYSSLDKVYSLIHSHGEDCKSFVDGYLALYQPVHPIIDPALFADEISCFWEDPTQVDVSWLSSYLMVLALGSFTVTRDARLIVEFCLAAEACLAKTAFLVRPSMSVMRTLCLIVVVKQLANGTCWSYDASWTLLGMIVRLAVCIGLHKPPTSTPAETNAVTYSEWQSGRILWITIVYLCIQTAAVTGMPTLLSSDDILEGADIQGASLSHVEGVGPWISVSDAFPTICKIIARVNSGTKVPYEEILGYNATIRRLMAAAMDHPECSDPLRAILDIFFRRVLMVLHRCHALLPNAPVLYPICYWASLECSLAILVHHRDLCEHRGDSVHQDILGRLYKLDYFAAALTASLYLLQRDAPLANGFAIPPRQTIRETLETCTEIWGRDKDRSICLRSGYRTLTHILAMLSEMDGMPDHGLPHSSVACM
- a CDS encoding uncharacterized protein (EggNog:ENOG41); this encodes MSLLYSRFASRKVAQKHLRSSYTYPHRILALKPDNSHLKSSSQSSQWRSLATTRSKSLPLDGVTVVSLEQAIAAPFCTRQLADLGARVIKVERPEVGDFARGYDTRVNGMASHFVWTNRSKESLALDLKNPCDLQALKKILFKADVMVQNLAPGAAERLGLSHEELQKTNPGIIVCDISGYGSHGPYRDKKAYDLLVQSEAGMLAVTGTEAEPSKTGISIADIAAGMYAYSNILAALLERGKTGRGRRIDISMLESMAEWMSFPMYYAFDGQPGPSRAGASHATIYPYGPFETGADGASVMMGVQNEREWAILCRDVLEDASLETNERFANNSLRSRNRAELKKIITDRFSKLSADEAIAKLDKAGIANANMNDMQGVWKHPQLQARNRWIEVETPSGVVPGLLPPGIDDISQVNVAEVPAVGQHNEAIFAEFGVSEE
- a CDS encoding uncharacterized protein (EggNog:ENOG41); the protein is MPTYVVTASKNALSPEAKQALARVITATHCEDSNIPFYLCQVVFQDVEPTQQFLNAEPVTVDQIWIRGDVRAGRSEEQKTRIIERIVKEGSQVTGVSESKFWVYLCDIPRMAEYGQILGPPGQEAEFIANLPANVRAMFNIS
- a CDS encoding uncharacterized protein (EggNog:ENOG41~SECRETED:SignalP(1-50)); protein product: MGHFNVVVVLLCSSGRAPAASATASLRSSYNSIKLLLLAGICEGIPDAKGEELLLGDVVISETVIEYDLGTQSKNTIEKMHGHANKNMRSFTTNIKPERGYELLEGKVAFFLQQIQDHASELKYRQRHKATTYMYPGSAHDILFELTYRYRHYNSSQCVCAGYNPDEDSYAVCDQSVDLNCEQTGCELKSMKTRTRLRQKNKLENDENSMSANPTHLSWTLWIR